In Rhodothermia bacterium, the sequence AGAAAGAAAATATCGCCAAAGCAGATCAATTGTATGCAGCTTTGGAGGCTACCGATTTTTATCGCCCAACTGCAAGACCCGATAGCCGTAGCCGCATGAACGTCACCTTCCGCCTTGCGGATGAAAACTTGGAAGCAAAATTTGTGTCAGAAGCCAAGGCAAACGGCATGACCGACCTCAAAGGCCACCGTTCGGTTGGCGGGATTCGCGCCAGTATTTATAACGCCTGCCCACCTGAAGCGGTAAATGCTTTGGTGGACTTTATGCGCGAGTTTGAACGTACTAACGGGTAATGATGTACCTCCTACATATTGCGCCCTTTTCAGCTTTGGAAAGGGCGTTTTTTTGTTATAGAAAAGTACATTTTTTGTACTAAGCATATGTGTGCCTTAAGGGTTTGTCAGACAATCGCTATGATTAATTAAACCCTTCTTTGTCTCGATTTGAAGATTGAACGTCATGACCACGGCAATGGTATCAGCAGTTGTACGAAACCCCAAGTGAAGCATAGAGCTAATTTCAAACCGTAAAGCATGTGGCTACGCCGCTCATTAGCGCAGAGACAGAAAGTGTGAAAAACCAAATACTGGCTGCTCTTCAAGACGGACTCCTCAAGAACGCATAAACGTTGCTTAACGCTGGGTAAACGCTGCCCTTTAGGACGGAGAGATAAGTACAGAAAATCAAACGGCTTTAGGTCTGACCGATAACACCATAACTCATATCCGTTTTCGACAAATTCAATCACCAATCGCTGTTGTGGAAGAAGATTGCAAGACTATGCCCATAAAGTATAAATATAGGATTAACATTCACTTACACTTACCGGAATGCGATTGGCTAGGCCCCCTTCGGATGTTTCTTTGTATTTGGTATTCATGTCTAAAGCGGTTTCCCACATAGAATGAATCACATCGTCTAAGGTGACCTTGGCTTGTGCGGGATCGCTTTCCAATGCAATATTCGCAGCGGTAATAGCCTTTATAGCACCCATCGTATTCCGTTCAATACACGGGATTTGTACCAAGCCGCCAATGGGGTCGCAGGTCAGCCCCAAATGATGTTCCATTGCAATTTCGGCAGCCATCAAAACCTGATCTGGCGATCCGCCCAAGGCTTCCGTTAATCCCGCAGCTGCCATCGCCGAGGAAACCCCAATTTCTGCTTGGCAACCGCCCATTGCCGCCGAGATGGTTGCACCTTTTTTAAAAAGACTTCCGATCTCGCCCGCTGTAAGCAAAAAGCGGGTACGTCCGTCATGGGTAGCATCACAAAAACAGGCATAGTACATCAAAACCGCAGGAATAACGCCTGCAGCGCCATTGGTGGGAGCGGTGACAACGCGCCCAAAAGACGCATTTTCCTCGTTAACCGCCAAGGCAAAACACGAGACCCACTTTAGGGTACTCTGAAAAGACTTCACTTGGCCACAAATGGCATCCATCCAACGCTCGGGCGAGTCAAAAATGCGGTTTCCCAAAAGTTTTTTATTCAAATTAGCGGCCCTTCTTAAAACAGAAAGCCCGCCCGGTAACAAGCCTTCGGCATAGCAACCTTTAAAAATGCAGGCTTTCATGGTTTCCCAGATGCGGTCTAAGCCCGCTTGTGTTTCGGAAGTTGGGCGCCATGTTTTTTCATTTTCCCAAACCACTTGCGGTATCGTTCGCCCCATATTCCGACAATAGGCCAATAATTCGTCGGCACGTTCTATCGGGTGTGGAAGTGATACAAAATGTGCGGCATCGGTTTGCCCTTCTTGAACCACAAACCCACCGCCTACCGAATAATAGGTTTGCTCGAAGGATCCGCCGCCTTCCAACCATGCAATTAAGGAAAGACCATTTGGATGAAATGGTAGCGTTTCAGTTTTTCGGAAAAGAAAGTCGTTTTCATACGAGAACGGCATTTCCCGTTCGTCATCCCACAAAAAAGAGGTTCCGTATTTAAGGTCTCTAAACCGCGTTAAAATATGAATGGTGTCGCACGTTTCTGGGTCTTCCCCACAGAGTCCCAAGAGAACCGCCAAATCCGTTCCGTGCCCAATGCCCGTTTTTGCCAATGAACCAAACAACGTGCATTGAATACGGGTGGTTTGGTGGAAAAGTCCCCTTTCTTTGCAGGACTTGGTGAAAAGCTGGGCCGCTCGCCAAGGCCCCATCGTATGCGAACTGGAAGGGCCGACACCAATTTTGAAAATATCAAATACACTTATAGACTCCATAACCGCACTACAATAAAAAGTCCTAAAAAATTGTATTCGCTAAACTACGGCCTATTTGCCACCGTAACAACTGCCCATAAAAATCATCATTTCCGTTAGACTTTCATGAACCGCGTTTTTGTGTTTGACCATGAACACAAAATGTCTTATTTTAAAAAGTTCCAAATAGCAACTAAATCTTTCACTTTTAAACATAGGAGACCGACTCATGCCTTGTGGTAAGAAACGGAAGCGCCATAAAATTGCGACGCACAAACGGAAAAAGCGTCTTCGCAAAAACCGTCATAAGAAGAAGTAACGGATCTCCGTGTTCGTAATATGATCCAAAAAACTGTGAGGCGCCTCGCAGTTTTTTCTTTTTATATTGGTATTGGTTTCGGATCATTCCACCATCCGTAGCGTTTTCTTTAAAACAAAATTTGCATTCTACAACCTAATTAAGCAATAAAACGATGTCTAAAGAGCGAAACAATGGTCTGTTGGGGTTCTTGGTAGGCGGTGCTTTGGGATTGGCCGTTGGCCTGCTAATTGCCCCAGAACAAGGTGAAAAACTCCGCCGAAAAGTGGCCTATCGTGTAAAACAAGGCGCTCAACAAATTAGTACCTTGTTAGAAAACAACGAAGAAGCCGACGAATTTGAGAACCTTGCTCGGCGAGATGCACAAGAGGTTGTTGAGGTGACCACCACGGAGGCGCAACAACTCTTGGCCGAGATGGACGAGGTGATGCACTCGGCGCGTAAAGCCAAGAACGCTGTTAAGGACGCAACGCTTAACTAAACATGTCAGGATTTTGTCTGTTGATTCCTCCGGCAGAGGGCAAGGCTTCCGGTGGCACGCTGCCAAACGGATTGCCGCATCCTTTTGACGGGGGCTTTTCTATGTTGCACCAACCAAGACAAGTTCTCTATAACCAATTATGTGCAAACCTAAAACGGGCTTCAGGCTTGGACAAGTTGTTTGGGGTAAAAGGAAAGGCGCTCTTAGATGCCGTACTCGCGAATGAGGAAGTCCAGACCGGACGCTTACTCCCAGTCTTAGACCGTTATGCGCCCGGTGTTATGTATCGTGCCTTGGATTTTGCGCAGGTATTGCCTAACGTGCAGTTGGTGTTATTGGAAAATACCATCGTTTTTTCTGGATTGTTCGGATTGTTGCGCTTGGACGACTTGATCCCGCTTTATAAATTAAAAATGGAAGCAGTTTTGTGGGAATTCGGTCGTGTTTCCGCTTATTGGAAGCCCATTTTAAGCCCAATTTTGAACCGTGAAGTGGCCCATAAAACGGTTTGGGACTTGTTGCCGACCGCTCATCAGGCGGCTTGGGAGGATGGTGGAACGTATCGCTATCGTGTTCAGTGCGCATTTATGGAGGAAAAAAATGGGAATCGTAAACCCGTTTCGCATGGTGTAAAGCCACTTCGGGGCGAGTTGATTCGGTATTTGGCCGAGCATCGTATTTCAACACCAGAGGACTTGCAATTTTGGAAGCCTTCTACCGGCTTTAGAATGGATCCCGGTGCGACCAGAATCGCCTCGGAGGGCAAAAAAATGACCCTTGTTTTTGTAAAATAACCTGTTAATTCTCTATAATTCTACATGAAAAAGCCAGTCATCATCGGTATTGCCGGCGGAAGTGGTTCGGGAAAGACAACCGTTCAACGCCGCGTAATGGAAAAGTTTTCCCCCGATATAGCGGTCTTGGATCACGACTCCTATTATCGCGACTTAAGCCATTTGCCTTATGAAGAGCGGACAAAAGTCAATTTTGATCATCCAGATTCCTTAGAAACAGAATTGATGGTGCGGCATGTAGATTCGTTGATTAAAGGCTTTGCCATTGAAAAACCTACTTATGACTTTACCAACCATAGTCGGGCAAATGAGGTGGAACGGATTACCCCCAAGCCTGTTATTATTGTGGAAGGTATTTTGATTTTTGCCGAGCCGGAACTACGTAAACGTATGGATTTGCGGGTGTTTGTAGATGCTGATCCAGACATTCGGCTCATTAGACGCATACGTAGGGACATCACCGAGCGTGGCCGCCTGATTGACTCTATCTTGACCCAGTATGAACAGAGTGTGCAGCCCATGTACATGGAATTTGTTGAACCTTCCAAGCGGTTTGCAGACATTATCATTACACGAGGTGGGCATAACGAGGCGGCGATCTCGATGCTTCTGGCACACGTAGAGCAATTGGTTAGTATGGGAACGTAATAGCCGTATGTTGGATTTAATTGTTTCGCTTTTTGCAATTAAATAAACGATGGCCTTTTGAATTAAACCCATAATAAGATGTCCGCATTACCCCATGTTGCAGAAGCTGTGACCTCCGCCCTCGAACAGAAGGTAATTGAGGTGCAATTTAACGAAAATCAGGTGTTGGGGGAGGAGGCACGGAGAATCTTGGCAGAGCTGGAGGTCTTAGAAGCACAAACGGGCGAAAAACAGGAGTACCTCGATGGCCGTTTCCAAATGATGGCGGGTGGCTCGTTTGCACACAATGCTCTTACTATGCAAATTGGTGCTTTGCTACACCGTAAACTTCAAAAAAAAGGCTGCACACTCCTAAGCTCAGATCAACGGGTTTGGATTCAAGACCATCAATATGTATATCCAGATGTAACGGTTGTTTGTGGGAAACCAGTATTTGTTGATGGAACGAATATTCTGAAGAATCCGGCGATGATCGTAGAGGTATTGTCTTCCTCGACCGAGAAGAACGATTCGGGCGCAAAACGATTGGCATATTTCCAAATCCCAACACTCCAAGAATACCTTTTGGTTGCACAAAACGAAGTTCGGATAGAGCATTTTAGCCGCCAGACCGAGAAATTATGGCATTATCGTTTGTTTACATCTCCTAAAGAAGGGATACACCTGCCGTCATTAGGGGCCGAACTCTCCGTTGGAGAGGTTTTTGAGGGAATTACATTGGCGTCTGAAATCCCAAATCTGTTATAAATGTGGATTGACTTGGTTTATTCTCCGCGTTTGACTTTTTGATAAACGGCACTGCATTTTTCGATACCCGCTTCGGCAGCATGACGAATGTCTATCAAGCCCAAGGTGGTATCGGGTGGTGTACCACATTCCCCATTATACCTTAGAACACCACGATAGCAAACGGATTCAGCATCTCCTTTTTGTGCTGCAGCCTCGAAATACGCACATGCTCGAATGGTATTTTGGGTGACCTCCTTATTTCCGTTGTAGTAGAGGGTTCCGAGTCCACGCATGGCCACAACATCGCCGTGAGAAGCAGCTTCTTGGAACCATAATTCGGCCTTTTTTGGTTTGTTTAAGACTTCGGCATACAAAATACCTAAACGCCGCATGGCATCCACACTGCCTTCTTGTGCCGATTTTTCCCAACGAAGGGCAGCTTCGGCGGCTTGCCCGATCTCGTAAAGTTTTTGGCCTTCTTGTAGCAGCGTTTCGGTATGCGTAGGCTGTTGCCAAAACCAATATATTGCGACCAAACAAAGACCTGAAAATATTAAAAAAATGGCATATTTTACGCTTTTTTTTGGTGGTTTAGTGGTTTTAATACTTGTTAAAGCAGTGGCCACGTGGCCCGCATCCATAAATCGTTCTTCCGTTTTTTTTGCCAAACACGTCGCAATTAAGTTGGCCAATGCCTCTGGAGTGTCCTTTCTAATCAATCGTACATCCGGTGCGCGTTCGTTTAATACAGACTGTCG encodes:
- a CDS encoding L-serine ammonia-lyase; this translates as MESISVFDIFKIGVGPSSSHTMGPWRAAQLFTKSCKERGLFHQTTRIQCTLFGSLAKTGIGHGTDLAVLLGLCGEDPETCDTIHILTRFRDLKYGTSFLWDDEREMPFSYENDFLFRKTETLPFHPNGLSLIAWLEGGGSFEQTYYSVGGGFVVQEGQTDAAHFVSLPHPIERADELLAYCRNMGRTIPQVVWENEKTWRPTSETQAGLDRIWETMKACIFKGCYAEGLLPGGLSVLRRAANLNKKLLGNRIFDSPERWMDAICGQVKSFQSTLKWVSCFALAVNEENASFGRVVTAPTNGAAGVIPAVLMYYACFCDATHDGRTRFLLTAGEIGSLFKKGATISAAMGGCQAEIGVSSAMAAAGLTEALGGSPDQVLMAAEIAMEHHLGLTCDPIGGLVQIPCIERNTMGAIKAITAANIALESDPAQAKVTLDDVIHSMWETALDMNTKYKETSEGGLANRIPVSVSEC
- a CDS encoding YaaA family protein — encoded protein: MSGFCLLIPPAEGKASGGTLPNGLPHPFDGGFSMLHQPRQVLYNQLCANLKRASGLDKLFGVKGKALLDAVLANEEVQTGRLLPVLDRYAPGVMYRALDFAQVLPNVQLVLLENTIVFSGLFGLLRLDDLIPLYKLKMEAVLWEFGRVSAYWKPILSPILNREVAHKTVWDLLPTAHQAAWEDGGTYRYRVQCAFMEEKNGNRKPVSHGVKPLRGELIRYLAEHRISTPEDLQFWKPSTGFRMDPGATRIASEGKKMTLVFVK
- a CDS encoding YtxH domain-containing protein; the encoded protein is MSKERNNGLLGFLVGGALGLAVGLLIAPEQGEKLRRKVAYRVKQGAQQISTLLENNEEADEFENLARRDAQEVVEVTTTEAQQLLAEMDEVMHSARKAKNAVKDATLN
- a CDS encoding protein kinase codes for the protein MAKTVLSTHFGRYQLLEPIGQGGMGTVYRAYDPQLDRTVALKRLSPDLASDLVLCERFEQESKLMAQVSHPNIATVFDAGKVEDQPFLTMALVQGEPLHRHASHQKRPFTLQQVAAWGEQVALALAALHEKGILHRDLKPENLILTPQNQLVLTDFGIATRSDRTETMFGFEGTPEYASPEQFLGKAPTTASDLYSLGTLLYWLLTRKTPFEADTFEALRQSVLNERAPDVRLIRKDTPEALANLIATCLAKKTEERFMDAGHVATALTSIKTTKPPKKSVKYAIFLIFSGLCLVAIYWFWQQPTHTETLLQEGQKLYEIGQAAEAALRWEKSAQEGSVDAMRRLGILYAEVLNKPKKAELWFQEAASHGDVVAMRGLGTLYYNGNKEVTQNTIRACAYFEAAAQKGDAESVCYRGVLRYNGECGTPPDTTLGLIDIRHAAEAGIEKCSAVYQKVKRGE
- the udk gene encoding uridine kinase: MKKPVIIGIAGGSGSGKTTVQRRVMEKFSPDIAVLDHDSYYRDLSHLPYEERTKVNFDHPDSLETELMVRHVDSLIKGFAIEKPTYDFTNHSRANEVERITPKPVIIVEGILIFAEPELRKRMDLRVFVDADPDIRLIRRIRRDITERGRLIDSILTQYEQSVQPMYMEFVEPSKRFADIIITRGGHNEAAISMLLAHVEQLVSMGT
- a CDS encoding Uma2 family endonuclease, whose product is MSALPHVAEAVTSALEQKVIEVQFNENQVLGEEARRILAELEVLEAQTGEKQEYLDGRFQMMAGGSFAHNALTMQIGALLHRKLQKKGCTLLSSDQRVWIQDHQYVYPDVTVVCGKPVFVDGTNILKNPAMIVEVLSSSTEKNDSGAKRLAYFQIPTLQEYLLVAQNEVRIEHFSRQTEKLWHYRLFTSPKEGIHLPSLGAELSVGEVFEGITLASEIPNLL